The proteins below come from a single Phocoena sinus isolate mPhoSin1 chromosome 2, mPhoSin1.pri, whole genome shotgun sequence genomic window:
- the VCPKMT gene encoding protein-lysine methyltransferase METTL21D, whose product MAAPLESSGEEQLRNFVRVLEKRDGTVLRLQQYGSGGVGCVVWDAAIVLSKYLETPGFSGDGAHALSRRSVLELGSGTGAVGLMAATLGADVIVTDLEELQDLLKMNINMNKHLVTGSVQAKVLKWGEEIEDFPSPPDYILMADCIYYEESLEPLLKTLKDLSGSETCIICCYEQRTMGKNPEIEKKYFELLQLDFDFEKIPLEKHDEEYRSEDIHILYIRKKKSKFPS is encoded by the exons ATGGCGGCTCCCCTGGAGTCCTCCGGGGAGGAGCAACTGCGGAACTTTGTGCGAGTTTTGGAGAAGCGAGATGGCACGGTGTTACGACTACAGCAGTACGGCTCCGGCGGCGTGGGTTGCGTTGTTTGGGACGCTGCCATCGTCCTTTCTAAATACCTGGAAACGCCCGGGTTTTCCGGCGATGGGGCCCACGCGCTGAGCCGGCGGTCGGTGCTGGAGCTGGGCTCTGGCACCGGGGCCGTGGGGCTCATGGCTGCTACCCTCGG GGCAGATGTCATAGTCACCGACCTAGAGGAATTGCAAGACTTGCTGAAGATGAATATTAATATGAACAAGCATCTTGTCACTGGTTCTGTTCAAGCCAAGGTACTGAAATG GGGGGAAGAAATAGAAgactttccttctcctccagaCTACATCCTGATGGCCGACTGCATATACTATGAAGAG TCTTTGGAGCCACTGTTGAAAACCCTAAAAGATCTCAGTGGATCTGAGACTTGTATTATATGTTGTTATGAACAACGAACAATGGGAAAAAATCCAGAAAtcgagaaaaaatattttgag ctTCTTCAACTAGACTTTGACTTTGAAAAAATTCCTTTGGAAAAACATGATGAAGAATATCGAAGTGAAGATATTCACATTTTAtacatcagaaagaaaaaatcg aaattTCCGTCGTGA